In the genome of Telluria beijingensis, one region contains:
- a CDS encoding CpaF family protein translates to MSLRERLALGGQERSTGAKLQDAPNQAYQELKKLMHQMILDRIDLERLKRLTAEQFKHELALLVQRIIEDERIVLNQHERHHLVLDIQHEMLGFGPLEPLLADPSISDILVNTASKVYVERRGRLELTEITFHDNAHLMKIIEKIVSRVGRRVDESSPMVDARLPDGSRVNAIIPPLAVDGPILSIRRFGGSPLTVQNLLDYKSMTTPMIRVLESLGTAKVNILISGGTGSGKTTLLNLISGFIPASERVVTIEDAAELQLRQPHVVRLETRPANIEGKGEVPQRALVRNALRMRPDRIILGEVRGPEALDMLQAMNTGHEGSLATIHSNTPRDALSRLENMVSMAAVNLTPRAIRQQIVSAVTVVVQVSRLTDGTRKLVSLQEITGMEGEIISMQEIFRFEQRGVDVDGKVLGHFSATGVRPRFADRLKLFGVPVPDDSFDPDRLFD, encoded by the coding sequence ATGTCACTTCGCGAACGACTTGCCCTCGGCGGCCAGGAGCGCAGCACTGGCGCCAAGCTGCAGGATGCGCCGAACCAGGCCTACCAGGAGCTCAAGAAGCTGATGCACCAGATGATCCTCGACCGGATCGACCTGGAGCGCCTCAAGCGCCTGACCGCCGAACAGTTCAAGCACGAGCTGGCGCTGCTGGTCCAGCGCATCATCGAGGACGAGCGCATCGTGCTGAACCAGCACGAGCGGCACCACCTGGTGCTCGACATCCAGCACGAGATGCTGGGCTTCGGCCCGCTCGAGCCGCTGCTGGCCGACCCCTCGATCTCGGACATCCTGGTGAACACCGCCAGCAAGGTCTACGTCGAGCGCCGCGGCCGGCTGGAGCTGACCGAGATCACCTTCCACGACAACGCCCACCTGATGAAGATCATCGAGAAGATCGTCTCGCGCGTGGGCCGCCGGGTCGACGAATCGAGCCCGATGGTCGACGCCCGCCTGCCGGACGGCTCGCGCGTGAACGCGATCATCCCGCCGCTGGCGGTCGACGGCCCGATCCTGTCGATCCGCCGCTTCGGCGGCAGCCCGCTGACGGTGCAGAACCTGCTCGACTATAAAAGCATGACCACGCCCATGATCCGGGTGCTGGAAAGCCTGGGCACGGCCAAGGTGAACATCCTGATCTCGGGCGGCACCGGCAGCGGCAAGACTACCCTGCTCAACCTGATCTCGGGTTTCATCCCGGCCAGCGAGCGGGTGGTGACGATCGAGGACGCGGCCGAGCTGCAGCTGCGCCAGCCGCACGTGGTGCGCCTGGAGACGCGCCCCGCCAATATCGAGGGCAAGGGCGAGGTGCCGCAGCGCGCGCTGGTGCGCAACGCGCTGCGCATGCGGCCCGACCGCATCATCCTGGGCGAGGTGCGCGGCCCGGAAGCGCTCGACATGCTGCAGGCGATGAATACCGGCCACGAAGGCTCGCTGGCGACGATCCACTCGAACACCCCGCGCGACGCGCTGTCGCGGCTCGAGAACATGGTCAGCATGGCGGCCGTCAACCTGACGCCGCGCGCGATCCGCCAGCAGATCGTATCTGCGGTGACGGTGGTGGTGCAGGTCTCGCGCCTGACCGACGGCACCCGCAAGCTGGTCAGCCTGCAGGAAATCACCGGCATGGAAGGCGAGATCATCTCGATGCAGGAGATCTTCCGCTTCGAGCAGCGCGGGGTCGACGTCGACGGCAAGGTGCTGGGCCACTTCAGCGCCACCGGCGTGCGGCCGCGCTTCGCCGACCGCCTCAAGCTGTTCGGGGTGCCGGTCCCCGACGATTCCTTCGATCCCGACCGGCTGTTTGATTAA
- a CDS encoding AAA family ATPase produces MRALLISRDSHLYAELASQGAARVPPLHLAATRASLREALDRPEPDPPQLVIVDASGLEPLEANLLERLGRQYPGSQLMLLTNQHQPELLIAAMRAGVRELLQLPLVHRAFHEAMDRIAAAAGVSSLREGKVLAFIACKGGSGATFISANFGYALATLAGKKVLLIDLHGQFGDAALYVSDQKPTMTMSDVCSQIARVDGPFLESCLVHVTPGFGVLAAADDPGHAREAKPEHIDTILRVARQNYDYVLLDVGRQIDAVSLRALDVTDTIYPVLQLALPDIRDARRLLDIFRSLGYALDNIRLIVNRYEKGGKLRLQDLHAALGCEVVHTFPNDYVAVTDSVNQGVPVLQLSRSSFAARSLSEMVELVTAHRVQESRGLLDRLFGRQDADY; encoded by the coding sequence ATGCGCGCGCTCCTGATCAGCCGCGACAGCCACCTGTACGCGGAACTGGCCTCGCAGGGCGCGGCGCGGGTGCCGCCCCTGCACCTGGCCGCGACCCGCGCCAGCCTGCGCGAGGCGCTCGACCGCCCCGAGCCCGACCCGCCGCAGCTGGTGATCGTCGACGCCAGCGGCCTGGAACCGCTAGAGGCGAATCTTCTCGAACGCCTGGGCCGCCAGTATCCTGGCTCGCAGCTGATGCTCTTGACCAACCAGCACCAGCCCGAGCTCCTGATTGCCGCGATGCGCGCCGGCGTGCGCGAGCTGCTGCAACTGCCGCTGGTGCACCGCGCCTTCCACGAGGCGATGGACCGGATCGCCGCCGCCGCCGGTGTGTCCAGCCTGCGCGAAGGCAAGGTACTGGCCTTCATCGCCTGCAAGGGCGGCAGCGGCGCCACTTTCATCTCGGCCAATTTCGGCTATGCGCTGGCCACGCTGGCGGGCAAGAAGGTGCTGTTGATCGACCTGCACGGCCAGTTCGGCGACGCCGCCCTGTATGTGTCGGACCAGAAGCCGACCATGACGATGTCCGACGTGTGCTCCCAGATCGCGCGCGTGGACGGGCCCTTCCTCGAATCGTGCCTGGTGCACGTCACGCCAGGCTTCGGCGTGCTGGCCGCGGCCGACGACCCGGGCCACGCCAGGGAGGCCAAGCCGGAGCACATCGACACCATCCTGCGCGTGGCGCGCCAGAACTACGACTACGTGCTGCTCGACGTCGGGCGCCAGATCGACGCGGTGTCGCTGCGCGCGCTGGACGTGACCGACACCATCTATCCAGTGCTGCAGCTGGCGCTGCCCGACATCCGCGACGCGCGGCGCCTGCTCGACATCTTCCGCTCGCTGGGCTACGCGCTGGACAATATCCGCCTGATCGTCAACCGCTACGAGAAGGGCGGTAAGCTGCGCCTGCAAGACCTGCACGCGGCGCTCGGTTGCGAGGTGGTGCATACCTTCCCCAACGACTACGTCGCGGTGACCGATTCGGTGAACCAGGGCGTGCCGGTGCTGCAGCTGTCGCGCTCGAGCTTCGCCGCGCGCAGCCTGTCCGAGATGGTCGAGCTGGTGACCGCGCACCGGGTCCAGGAAAGCCGCGGCCTGCTGGACCGCCTGTTCGGGCGCCAGGACGCGGATTACTAA
- a CDS encoding type II and III secretion system protein family protein — MNHLKIIVRTVAVAGAFLGSASAASIVEQGCRGEAARPATMALQMGKSTMLRLPEKVARRSVGNPAVVQAMLVAPDTLYIAGVDVGSTNMIVQGRSGLCSVIDITIAMDPSGLEATLKAALPEENDIKVMAANDSLVLTGTVSDAAAVQRAVELAGAYVRRPLRQLPAADKENETDGVIVVGRAGASGAGSAGTRVVNLLAVSAPQQVQLEVKVAEVSRTLLERLETGARFSFGSGSWTTTLATDFLSGLARGGLSGIKTNGNRFGIEADKLDGLVRILAEPNVLAISGQEGSFLAGGKFYIPVSQDDDRVTLEEKEFGVGVRFTPTVLAGGRINLKVSPEVSELSREGIGITAAGINGTAIMPLVTTRRASTTVQLYDGQSFAIGGLVRNNLIANMKGLPGLGEVPVLGALFRSTDYQQDRTELVFVITARLVKPLPGGSHVLPTDGHAVPSRAGLMLGGRLEGERAATPPVAPSAPAPKPTAAGFELQ, encoded by the coding sequence ATGAATCACCTCAAGATCATAGTGCGCACCGTTGCCGTTGCTGGCGCCTTCCTGGGCAGCGCCAGTGCCGCGTCCATCGTCGAGCAGGGCTGCCGCGGAGAGGCCGCGCGCCCGGCCACGATGGCGCTCCAGATGGGCAAGTCGACCATGCTGCGCCTGCCCGAAAAGGTCGCCCGGCGCAGCGTCGGCAACCCGGCCGTGGTGCAGGCCATGCTGGTCGCGCCCGACACCCTGTACATCGCCGGCGTCGACGTCGGCAGCACCAATATGATCGTGCAGGGCCGCAGCGGCTTGTGCAGCGTGATCGACATCACGATCGCGATGGACCCGAGCGGACTGGAAGCCACGCTCAAGGCCGCGCTGCCGGAGGAGAACGACATCAAGGTGATGGCCGCCAACGACAGCCTGGTCCTGACCGGCACCGTCAGCGACGCCGCCGCCGTGCAGCGCGCGGTGGAACTGGCCGGCGCCTACGTGCGCCGGCCGCTGCGCCAGCTGCCGGCGGCCGACAAGGAAAACGAGACCGACGGCGTGATCGTGGTCGGCCGCGCCGGCGCCAGCGGCGCCGGCAGCGCCGGCACCCGGGTGGTCAACCTGCTGGCGGTCAGCGCGCCGCAGCAGGTGCAGCTCGAGGTCAAGGTGGCCGAAGTCTCGCGCACCCTGCTCGAGCGGCTCGAGACCGGCGCCCGCTTCAGTTTCGGCTCCGGCAGCTGGACTACCACGCTGGCCACCGACTTCCTGAGCGGCCTGGCGCGCGGCGGCCTGTCCGGCATCAAGACCAACGGCAACCGCTTCGGCATCGAGGCCGACAAGCTCGATGGCCTGGTGCGCATCCTGGCCGAACCGAACGTGCTGGCCATCAGCGGCCAGGAAGGCTCATTCCTGGCCGGCGGCAAATTCTATATCCCGGTGTCGCAGGACGACGACCGCGTGACCCTGGAAGAAAAGGAATTCGGGGTCGGCGTGCGCTTTACCCCGACCGTGCTGGCGGGCGGGCGCATCAACCTGAAGGTGTCGCCCGAAGTGTCGGAGCTGTCGCGCGAGGGGATCGGCATCACCGCCGCCGGCATCAACGGCACCGCCATCATGCCGCTGGTGACCACGCGCCGCGCCAGCACCACGGTGCAGCTGTACGACGGCCAGAGCTTCGCGATCGGCGGCCTGGTGCGCAACAACCTGATCGCCAACATGAAGGGCTTGCCTGGGCTGGGCGAAGTGCCGGTGCTGGGCGCGCTGTTTCGCAGCACCGACTACCAGCAGGACCGCACCGAGCTGGTGTTCGTGATCACGGCGCGCCTGGTCAAGCCGCTGCCGGGCGGCAGCCACGTGCTGCCCACCGACGGCCATGCCGTGCCGTCGCGCGCCGGCCTGATGCTGGGCGGGCGGCTGGAAGGCGAGCGCGCCGCCACGCCGCCGGTTGCGCCATCCGCGCCGGCGCCGAAGCCGACCGCCGCAGGCTTCGAACTGCAATAG
- the cpaB gene encoding Flp pilus assembly protein CpaB, with translation MKNKRAVIMMALAVVLGLLAVALAASWLLNAPGGGSGRIVVARADVDIGQRLTPEMFKLVDWPADSVPKGAFTDPLALGGRVLRSSLLAGEPISEAKLAPAGTLGGLSALIAEGKRAITVRVNDVVGVAGFTLPGNYVDIIVSTETMPDPNAPRAREQSISKIVLERILVLAVAQEVSRDETKPKVVNAVTLEVTPSEAEKLDLARSVGTLSLALRNQVDPAAAATLGATKENLLPALVAAAPPPVVRAPPRPRVQQVRAPSPPRRDCIAVINGLHASQECF, from the coding sequence ATGAAGAACAAGCGTGCCGTGATCATGATGGCACTGGCGGTGGTGCTGGGCCTGCTGGCGGTGGCGCTGGCGGCAAGCTGGCTGCTCAATGCCCCGGGCGGGGGCTCCGGCCGGATCGTCGTCGCCCGGGCCGACGTCGATATCGGGCAGCGCCTGACGCCCGAGATGTTCAAGCTGGTCGACTGGCCGGCCGACAGCGTGCCCAAGGGCGCCTTCACCGATCCGCTGGCGCTGGGCGGGCGGGTCTTGCGCAGCAGCCTGCTGGCGGGGGAGCCGATCAGCGAAGCCAAGCTGGCCCCGGCCGGCACCCTGGGCGGCCTGTCGGCCCTGATCGCCGAGGGCAAGCGCGCGATCACGGTGCGCGTCAACGACGTGGTCGGCGTGGCCGGCTTCACGCTGCCGGGCAACTACGTCGACATCATCGTCAGCACCGAGACCATGCCCGACCCGAACGCGCCGCGGGCGCGCGAACAGAGCATCTCGAAGATCGTGCTGGAGCGGATCCTGGTGCTGGCGGTGGCCCAGGAAGTCAGCCGCGACGAGACCAAGCCCAAGGTGGTCAATGCCGTCACGCTCGAGGTCACGCCGAGCGAGGCCGAAAAGCTGGACCTGGCGCGCAGCGTCGGCACCCTGTCGCTGGCGCTGCGCAATCAGGTCGACCCGGCCGCCGCCGCCACCCTCGGCGCGACCAAGGAAAACCTGCTGCCCGCGCTTGTTGCGGCCGCGCCGCCGCCGGTGGTGCGCGCCCCGCCGCGGCCGCGCGTGCAGCAGGTGCGCGCACCGAGCCCGCCCAGGCGCGACTGCATCGCCGTCATCAATGGCCTGCACGCGTCGCAGGAATGCTTCTGA
- a CDS encoding ATP-binding protein has protein sequence MMGILSATAAAAGSDALASASGACATSEDGDVAAVLPRQPRTVRDTGLDPRLVTGLVLKVLHPGGKTPLSRLTGRLRLSVSVVREVLQGLVAGGQAEVAYAGETDIDVHYQLSAAGARAAAEHQAESRYAGPAPVTLAAWRAMVAHQSQRRLEAPRVARAELEAVLDGDGLEPAARELIGAALYSSRPLLLYGPSGSGKTTLACKFARLRQDPIAVPYAVLVNHEIVQLHDPALHPAPLQLRALEERRSVDARWALSQRPLVHVGAELARDMLELRVDAASGVLRAPPHILANNGLLVLDDLGRQRVPAGELLHRWLGALEAGQDHVTVPHGPSHALPFDVGLVLATSLAPESVLDDACLRRIGYRIPVGPLSEASYRALLRRQARLRRIEVDEAALDYLVDELHRRTRRPLLAAWPHELMGRIADFAGFAGRAPRCDVDGLVQAWSSLFGASALPPALPSLSPAAATGIDKEGDGR, from the coding sequence ATGATGGGAATCTTGTCGGCCACCGCGGCCGCCGCCGGGAGCGACGCGCTGGCGTCCGCGTCCGGGGCTTGCGCGACATCCGAGGATGGCGACGTGGCCGCCGTGCTGCCGCGCCAGCCGCGCACCGTGCGCGACACCGGGCTCGATCCGCGCCTGGTGACGGGGCTGGTGCTCAAGGTCCTGCACCCGGGCGGCAAGACGCCGCTGTCGCGCCTCACCGGCCGCCTGCGGCTGTCGGTCAGCGTGGTACGCGAAGTGCTGCAGGGCCTGGTCGCCGGCGGGCAGGCCGAAGTCGCCTATGCGGGCGAGACCGATATCGACGTGCACTACCAGCTCAGCGCCGCCGGCGCGCGCGCGGCGGCCGAGCACCAGGCCGAATCGCGCTATGCCGGCCCGGCGCCGGTGACGCTGGCGGCCTGGCGCGCCATGGTGGCGCACCAGTCGCAGCGGCGGCTTGAAGCGCCGCGCGTGGCGCGCGCCGAACTCGAGGCGGTGCTCGACGGCGACGGCCTGGAACCGGCGGCGCGCGAACTGATCGGCGCGGCCCTGTATTCGAGCCGGCCGCTGCTGCTGTACGGACCGTCCGGCAGCGGCAAGACCACGCTGGCCTGCAAGTTCGCGCGCCTGCGCCAGGACCCGATCGCGGTGCCGTACGCGGTGCTGGTCAACCACGAGATCGTCCAGCTGCACGACCCGGCCCTGCATCCGGCGCCGCTGCAGCTGCGCGCGCTGGAAGAGCGGCGCAGCGTCGACGCGCGCTGGGCCCTGTCGCAGCGGCCGCTGGTGCACGTGGGCGCCGAACTGGCGCGCGACATGCTGGAGCTGCGGGTGGACGCCGCCAGCGGCGTGCTGCGCGCGCCGCCCCACATCCTGGCCAATAACGGCCTGCTGGTGCTGGACGACCTGGGCCGCCAGCGGGTGCCGGCCGGCGAGCTGCTGCACCGCTGGCTCGGCGCCCTCGAGGCCGGGCAAGACCATGTGACGGTGCCGCACGGCCCGAGCCACGCGCTGCCGTTCGACGTCGGCCTGGTGCTGGCCACCAGCCTGGCGCCGGAATCGGTGCTGGACGACGCCTGCCTGCGCCGCATCGGCTACCGCATCCCGGTCGGGCCGCTGTCCGAAGCCAGCTACCGCGCGCTGCTGCGGCGCCAGGCGCGGTTGCGCCGCATCGAGGTCGACGAAGCCGCGCTCGACTACCTGGTCGACGAACTGCATCGCCGTACCCGGCGCCCGCTGCTGGCCGCCTGGCCGCACGAGCTGATGGGACGGATCGCCGATTTCGCCGGCTTCGCCGGCCGCGCCCCGCGCTGCGACGTGGACGGCCTGGTCCAGGCCTGGAGCAGCCTGTTCGGGGCCAGCGCCCTGCCGCCCGCGCTGCCTTCCCTGTCCCCCGCGGCGGCGACTGGCATCGACAAGGAAGGAGATGGGCGATGA
- a CDS encoding A24 family peptidase, with protein MVVAHYLDTLLLLMVTAAAVKDLESRRIPNRLLAAGMLGALVLHLLSPQPLAGLLAWLGGAATGLAIFLPFYLVRGMAAGDVKMMAAVGAFAGPGDALRIAILAWCVGGVMALAVVIVKGRLRMVLANLWAIVRPTLLRLPRGPQPAIGGAGGQPSAGAIPYGVAIAAGTIALLVGRYADRPLL; from the coding sequence ATGGTTGTCGCCCATTACCTCGATACGCTGCTGCTGCTGATGGTGACGGCGGCGGCGGTCAAGGACCTCGAGAGCCGGCGCATCCCGAACCGGCTGCTGGCCGCCGGCATGCTCGGCGCCCTGGTCCTGCACCTGCTGTCGCCGCAACCGCTGGCGGGACTGCTCGCCTGGCTGGGTGGCGCAGCCACCGGACTGGCGATCTTCCTTCCCTTTTACCTGGTCCGCGGCATGGCTGCCGGGGACGTCAAGATGATGGCCGCGGTCGGCGCCTTCGCCGGTCCCGGCGACGCGCTGCGCATCGCGATCCTGGCCTGGTGCGTCGGCGGCGTGATGGCGCTCGCCGTCGTCATCGTCAAGGGCCGGCTGCGCATGGTGCTGGCCAATCTGTGGGCGATCGTGCGGCCCACCCTGCTGCGCCTGCCGCGCGGACCTCAACCCGCCATCGGCGGCGCCGGCGGCCAGCCCAGCGCCGGCGCGATTCCGTATGGCGTGGCGATCGCGGCCGGCACCATCGCGCTGCTGGTCGGGCGCTACGCGGACCGGCCGCTGTTATGA
- a CDS encoding Flp family type IVb pilin gives MSTITSAIKAFFADENGVTAIEYGLIAALIGVVMAGVAGEVGEEIRLAFEYIRDQFETPSAP, from the coding sequence ATGAGCACGATTACCTCCGCCATCAAAGCCTTTTTCGCTGACGAGAACGGTGTGACTGCCATCGAGTATGGCCTGATCGCCGCCCTCATCGGCGTGGTGATGGCCGGTGTCGCCGGCGAAGTCGGCGAAGAAATCAGGCTGGCCTTCGAGTACATCCGCGACCAGTTCGAAACGCCGTCGGCTCCGTAA
- a CDS encoding GGDEF domain-containing protein, which translates to MDSLLRHMVDMTGHRDHTMLDISVISAVQELSGAARTRVLAIASVGEQYFVRSRACIHAGSVACPEEPQDSGPGEPIALYPELEACLRRHDTRAESIGADGLRCLWLPIWFGDKADTCLEIVHADPFTPEALYMVNGIVSVYRNFQNLLDYSERDSLTGLLNRKTFDDQLARMLHAADSDAASHGQAERRQTNGEEKQWLAVIDVDHFKGVNDRFGHLYGDEVLILIANLLQSSFRAQDRVFRFGGEEFVVLLRSTNLENARRIIERFRADVESHDFPQVGRVTVSIGFTSVSAADSPVVTLGHADQALYYAKAHGRNRVCHYEELVAGGLLQTVAVNDTAEFF; encoded by the coding sequence ATGGATTCCCTGCTGCGACACATGGTGGACATGACCGGCCACCGCGATCACACCATGCTGGACATCTCCGTGATTTCGGCGGTCCAGGAACTGTCCGGCGCCGCCCGCACCCGGGTGCTGGCCATCGCCAGCGTCGGCGAACAGTATTTCGTGCGCTCGCGCGCCTGCATCCATGCCGGCAGCGTGGCCTGCCCCGAGGAACCCCAGGACAGCGGTCCCGGCGAACCGATCGCACTCTATCCCGAACTCGAAGCCTGCCTGCGGCGCCACGACACGCGCGCCGAGAGCATCGGCGCCGACGGCCTGCGCTGCCTGTGGCTGCCGATCTGGTTCGGCGACAAGGCCGACACCTGCCTCGAGATCGTGCACGCCGATCCGTTCACGCCGGAAGCGCTGTACATGGTCAACGGGATCGTCAGCGTCTACCGCAACTTCCAGAACCTGCTCGACTACAGCGAGCGCGACTCGCTCACGGGCCTGCTCAACCGCAAGACCTTCGACGACCAGCTGGCGCGCATGCTGCACGCCGCCGACAGCGACGCCGCCAGCCACGGCCAGGCCGAGCGGCGCCAGACCAACGGCGAAGAAAAGCAGTGGCTGGCGGTGATCGACGTCGACCACTTCAAGGGCGTCAACGACCGCTTCGGCCACCTGTACGGCGACGAGGTGCTGATCCTGATCGCCAACCTGCTGCAGTCGTCGTTCCGCGCCCAGGACCGGGTGTTCCGCTTCGGCGGCGAGGAATTCGTGGTGCTGCTGCGCTCGACCAACCTGGAGAATGCGCGGCGCATCATCGAGCGCTTCCGGGCCGATGTCGAAAGCCACGACTTTCCGCAGGTGGGCCGGGTCACGGTCAGCATCGGCTTCACCAGCGTCAGCGCCGCCGACTCGCCGGTGGTCACGCTCGGCCACGCCGACCAGGCCCTGTACTACGCCAAGGCCCACGGCCGCAACCGCGTGTGCCACTACGAAGAGCTGGTCGCGGGCGGCCTGCTGCAGACGGTGGCGGTCAACGATACCGCCGAATTTTTCTAG